In Aliiroseovarius pelagivivens, a single window of DNA contains:
- a CDS encoding phytanoyl-CoA dioxygenase family protein has product MEEQMITKQHIEDFQRDGVVVIRGAFTDWIDTMIAGVDRNMADPSQYASENAVTEGRFFDDYVNWTRIPEYERIVRESPAAQIAAEVMQSETAQFFHDHVLVKEPGTPKPTPWHQDGPYYFVEGEQTASFWIPLDPVRENSLRFIAGSHKWKHMVRPVSWADDSDFYDGDQEWTPVPDPDANPDDMKVLEWEMVPGDAVIFDFRTAHGARGNQSPNRRRALSLRWMGDDARYVERPGRTSPPFPGHEMTQGQKLREDWFPVIWPKA; this is encoded by the coding sequence TTGGAGGAACAGATGATCACGAAGCAGCATATCGAAGATTTCCAGCGCGATGGTGTGGTCGTGATCCGTGGCGCTTTTACCGACTGGATCGACACGATGATCGCGGGTGTGGACCGCAACATGGCGGACCCCTCGCAGTACGCGTCCGAGAACGCCGTAACCGAAGGCCGATTCTTTGACGATTACGTCAACTGGACCCGCATCCCGGAATACGAGCGTATCGTGCGCGAAAGCCCTGCGGCGCAAATCGCTGCCGAGGTCATGCAAAGTGAAACCGCGCAGTTCTTCCATGACCACGTGCTGGTCAAGGAACCCGGTACGCCCAAGCCCACACCGTGGCATCAGGACGGCCCCTATTACTTTGTCGAGGGCGAGCAAACCGCCAGCTTCTGGATCCCGCTTGATCCGGTCCGCGAGAACTCTCTGCGGTTCATCGCAGGCAGCCACAAATGGAAGCACATGGTCCGTCCGGTCAGCTGGGCTGATGATAGCGACTTCTATGATGGTGATCAGGAATGGACCCCGGTGCCCGATCCGGATGCCAACCCCGACGACATGAAAGTGCTGGAATGGGAGATGGTCCCCGGCGACGCCGTCATCTTTGACTTCCGCACCGCACATGGCGCCCGCGGCAACCAATCGCCCAACCGCCGCCGCGCGCTTAGCCTGCGCTGGATGGGGGACGACGCGCGCTATGTGGAACGCCCCGGCCGCACCTCGCCGCCCTTCCCGGGGCACGAGATGACCCAAGGCCAAAAGCTGCGCGAAGACTGGTTCCCGGTGATCTGGCCGAAAGCCTGA
- a CDS encoding thioesterase family protein: MYPFVRMIKEMVKYAKADPLPVDGVHISHHRCWPWDIDLWRELNNGRTLTMYDLGRIPLAGRTGLSRALIKNRWGLTMAGASVRYRKRIRTFARFEMRSRLVGWDGKFFYVEQTMWLGDDCANQIVYRSAVTDRGGIVSTDRVRTAIGHTGPAPALPDWVQAWIAADATRPWPPEM, encoded by the coding sequence ATGTATCCCTTCGTCCGCATGATCAAAGAGATGGTCAAATACGCCAAGGCCGATCCCCTGCCCGTCGATGGCGTCCATATCAGCCACCATCGGTGCTGGCCGTGGGATATCGATCTGTGGCGCGAGCTAAACAATGGCCGCACCCTGACCATGTACGATCTGGGTCGCATTCCATTGGCAGGGCGCACGGGTCTAAGCCGCGCCTTGATCAAGAACCGCTGGGGTCTGACCATGGCCGGGGCCAGTGTGCGCTATCGCAAGCGGATCCGCACCTTTGCACGGTTCGAGATGCGCAGTCGGTTGGTCGGCTGGGACGGCAAGTTCTTCTATGTCGAACAAACCATGTGGCTGGGCGACGATTGCGCGAACCAGATCGTCTATCGCTCGGCGGTGACGGATCGCGGCGGTATTGTCTCGACCGACAGGGTGCGGACAGCCATCGGCCATACCGGCCCCGCGCCTGCATTACCTGACTGGGTGCAGGCATGGATCGCGGCTGACGCTACGCGACCTTGGCCGCCTGAAATGTAA
- a CDS encoding NAD(P)H-quinone oxidoreductase, translating to MTDTMRAIQITEPGGPDVLQLCEQPIPAPRPGEILIKVAFAGVNRPDALQRAGSYAPPPTASPLPGLEASGEVVALGEGVTQWAVGDQVCALLPGGGYAEYVTTPAAHALRVPEGMGMKEAACLPETFFTVWSNVFMRGGLQAGERFLVHGGSSGIGTTAIQLANAFGARVFTTAGSDGKCAVCTDLGAERAINYKDEDFVEVMKSEGGPNLILDMVGGDYIARNIKCLAVEGRMVHIAFLSGPKAEINFAMIMAKRLTVTGSTLRPQSDLAKARIAEELAEKVWPLLDAGRIAPVMDQTFALEDAHKAHARMETSTHIGKIVLEIR from the coding sequence ATGACCGACACTATGCGCGCAATCCAGATCACCGAACCCGGTGGTCCTGACGTTCTACAGCTTTGCGAGCAACCGATCCCGGCCCCGCGTCCGGGCGAGATCTTGATCAAGGTGGCCTTTGCGGGCGTGAACCGTCCCGATGCGTTACAACGCGCTGGCAGCTATGCTCCGCCCCCGACCGCTAGCCCCCTGCCCGGCCTTGAGGCCTCGGGCGAGGTTGTGGCGCTGGGCGAAGGTGTCACGCAATGGGCCGTAGGCGATCAGGTCTGCGCGCTTCTGCCCGGCGGCGGATATGCGGAATACGTCACGACGCCAGCCGCCCACGCGCTGCGTGTGCCCGAAGGCATGGGCATGAAAGAGGCCGCCTGTCTGCCAGAAACCTTCTTCACCGTCTGGTCCAACGTCTTCATGCGTGGTGGCCTGCAAGCAGGCGAGCGATTCTTGGTCCACGGTGGCAGCTCGGGCATCGGGACTACGGCAATCCAGCTGGCCAACGCCTTTGGCGCGCGGGTGTTCACCACCGCAGGCTCGGACGGGAAATGCGCCGTCTGCACCGATCTGGGGGCCGAACGCGCGATCAACTACAAAGACGAAGATTTCGTCGAGGTCATGAAATCCGAGGGCGGCCCGAACCTGATCCTCGATATGGTGGGCGGCGATTACATTGCCCGCAACATCAAATGTCTGGCCGTCGAAGGCCGCATGGTCCACATCGCGTTCCTGTCCGGCCCCAAAGCCGAGATCAATTTCGCGATGATCATGGCCAAACGCCTGACCGTCACCGGATCAACCCTGCGCCCTCAGTCAGACTTGGCAAAAGCCCGCATTGCCGAGGAACTGGCCGAGAAGGTCTGGCCGCTTCTGGATGCAGGTCGCATCGCACCCGTCATGGATCAGACCTTTGCGCTTGAAGATGCTCACAAGGCCCATGCCCGCATGGAGACCAGCACGCATATTGGCAAAATTGTACTGGAGATCCGCTAG
- a CDS encoding YggT family protein, giving the protein MISILKILLMLTEIAWFILIVHIVMSWLINFQVLNLRQPIVAQIWYGLNKLLEPVYSRLRAFLPNLGNLDLAPLVALIALMAIRIVLNDALRASIY; this is encoded by the coding sequence ATGATTAGCATTCTCAAAATCCTTCTGATGCTTACCGAAATTGCTTGGTTCATCCTGATCGTGCATATCGTCATGTCGTGGCTGATCAATTTCCAGGTGCTGAACCTGCGTCAGCCGATCGTCGCGCAAATCTGGTACGGCCTGAACAAACTGCTCGAGCCCGTGTATTCACGCCTCCGTGCGTTCCTGCCCAATCTGGGCAATTTGGATCTGGCGCCGCTGGTTGCCTTGATTGCGCTTATGGCCATTCGGATTGTTCTCAACGACGCATTGCGCGCTTCGATCTACTAA
- a CDS encoding COQ9 family protein, with protein MIEKDKLLEAALNHVPFDGWSDATLLAAAEDCDLSETDARAMYPRGAVDLALAYHRAGDAKMVERLNSEDLSEVRFRDKIAAGVRFRLEVADKELVRKGMAFFAMPQNASDGAAALWATCGLIWETLGDSSTDLNWYTKRATLSAVYSSVVLFWLGDESDGDEATWAFLDRRIDDVMQIEKIKGQARGSALYKAFMSGPGKILDTIKAPGTPNPNYPGRWHPDEDEK; from the coding sequence ATGATTGAAAAAGATAAATTGCTCGAGGCCGCCCTGAACCACGTTCCGTTCGATGGGTGGTCGGATGCAACCCTTCTGGCCGCCGCCGAGGATTGCGACCTGTCTGAAACAGATGCACGCGCGATGTATCCGCGCGGGGCGGTGGATCTGGCGCTGGCCTATCACCGTGCAGGTGACGCCAAGATGGTCGAACGCCTGAACTCTGAAGACCTGTCCGAGGTGCGCTTTCGCGATAAGATCGCGGCGGGTGTACGTTTCCGGCTTGAGGTCGCGGATAAGGAACTGGTGCGCAAGGGCATGGCGTTCTTCGCAATGCCGCAGAATGCCAGCGACGGCGCGGCAGCCCTTTGGGCCACTTGCGGACTGATCTGGGAGACGCTGGGCGACAGCTCGACCGATCTGAACTGGTACACGAAACGCGCCACATTGTCGGCGGTCTATTCATCGGTCGTGCTGTTCTGGCTTGGCGATGAAAGCGACGGGGACGAGGCCACTTGGGCCTTCCTTGACCGCCGCATCGACGATGTGATGCAGATCGAGAAGATCAAGGGGCAGGCGCGCGGATCGGCGCTCTATAAGGCGTTCATGTCGGGACCGGGAAAAATCCTGGATACGATCAAAGCCCCCGGAACACCGAACCCAAACTACCCCGGCCGCTGGCACCCAGACGAGGACGAAAAATGA
- a CDS encoding DUF1013 domain-containing protein, whose product MSKLIMAKATAVWLVDNTTMSFKQIADFCGLHELEVQGIADGDVATGVKGFDPVANNQLDQGEIEKAEANPLHKLKQKFYAAAAGEEKRRGPRYTPLSKRQDRPNSILWLVKFHPELADAQIAKLVGTTKPTIQSIRERTHWNIQNMEPIDPVALGLCRQSELDQAVQKAAAKQAKEGGVMSDDERRKLVSTEQSLAMDTEPKIPSAIEGLETFSLSDAPVEKEEELPDADSFFNLPDSKDDDEDK is encoded by the coding sequence ATGAGCAAACTGATCATGGCAAAAGCCACCGCCGTTTGGCTGGTGGACAACACGACGATGAGCTTCAAGCAGATCGCAGATTTTTGCGGCCTGCACGAGCTGGAAGTACAAGGCATTGCTGATGGCGACGTCGCCACCGGCGTAAAGGGCTTTGATCCCGTGGCCAACAACCAGTTGGACCAAGGCGAGATCGAGAAAGCCGAAGCGAACCCGCTGCACAAGCTGAAGCAGAAATTCTATGCCGCTGCCGCTGGCGAAGAAAAACGCCGTGGCCCGCGCTATACCCCGCTGTCCAAACGTCAGGACCGTCCGAACTCGATCCTGTGGCTGGTGAAGTTCCACCCGGAACTGGCCGACGCCCAGATTGCTAAGCTGGTGGGTACCACCAAGCCGACCATCCAGTCGATCCGCGAACGCACCCACTGGAACATCCAGAACATGGAACCGATTGATCCGGTTGCTCTGGGTCTGTGTCGTCAAAGCGAGCTGGATCAGGCCGTTCAGAAAGCGGCCGCCAAGCAAGCCAAAGAAGGTGGCGTCATGTCCGATGACGAACGCCGCAAGCTGGTGTCGACCGAGCAAAGTCTGGCAATGGACACCGAGCCAAAGATCCCAAGCGCCATCGAAGGCCTCGAGACATTCTCGCTGTCTGATGCGCCGGTAGAGAAAGAAGAAGAGCTGCCCGATGCAGACAGCTTCTTCAACCTGCCGGACTCGAAAGACGACGACGAGGACAAATAA
- the yaaA gene encoding peroxide stress protein YaaA, producing MLVVVSPAKRLDEKPALNGAGTRPRFLDQAEILAETARGAGAEGLEKLMHISPKLGALNAERFQAFGSGEGEKPAIEMFAGDTYAGLDAPSLDEDALRYADNHLCLLSGLYGLLRPRDQIAPHRLEMGTRMQNPRGKNLYEFWGPRIADALNAAGKETQSEVLVNCASVEYFSAVQKDQLALRVITPQFMEMKNGTPKVVSFFAKKARGSMARYVVQNRLRDPEALTEFDLGGYQYQPQMSKPDQPVFLRDDG from the coding sequence ATGCTGGTTGTGGTTTCACCCGCCAAAAGACTAGACGAAAAACCGGCCCTGAATGGCGCTGGCACGCGGCCTCGGTTTCTGGACCAGGCCGAAATTTTGGCCGAGACTGCCCGAGGTGCCGGGGCCGAAGGGCTGGAAAAGCTCATGCATATCTCGCCCAAACTGGGCGCGCTGAATGCTGAACGGTTTCAGGCTTTTGGCAGTGGCGAAGGTGAAAAACCTGCGATCGAGATGTTCGCGGGCGACACCTATGCGGGCCTTGATGCCCCCAGTCTGGACGAAGACGCGTTGCGCTATGCCGACAATCATCTGTGCCTTTTGTCCGGTCTTTACGGTCTATTGCGCCCACGCGATCAGATAGCGCCGCATCGGCTTGAGATGGGTACGCGAATGCAGAACCCGCGCGGCAAGAACCTGTATGAATTCTGGGGGCCGCGCATCGCGGATGCCTTGAATGCCGCGGGGAAAGAGACCCAAAGCGAGGTCTTGGTGAACTGCGCCTCGGTCGAGTATTTCTCGGCTGTGCAGAAGGACCAGCTGGCCCTGCGCGTGATCACGCCGCAGTTCATGGAGATGAAGAACGGCACGCCGAAAGTGGTCAGCTTCTTTGCCAAAAAAGCACGCGGGTCAATGGCGCGGTATGTGGTGCAGAACCGGCTGCGTGATCCCGAGGCCCTGACCGAGTTCGATTTGGGTGGGTATCAATACCAGCCTCAGATGAGCAAACCCGATCAGCCGGTTTTCCTGCGCGACGACGGCTGA
- a CDS encoding ATP-binding protein: MKIEDILAQERRARMAAERLLAQKQAELSDANRILSQHALSLSDEIIETREVVEEIKGENTQVRADLERANKEVVIAKRRLWDSLETIEDGFAVFDQTDRMIAANSAYLKPFDGLMCVAPGIRYVDILNIATEEGIVDIGDLRPLAWRDMMLDRWRAPQRDPLNLRLWDGTHIQLVDRRSRDGDMVCLGLNITETITYQTKLKEARFRAEAANRAKSAFLANMSHEIRTPMNGVVSMAELMAEGDLDDEQRLYVDTIRKSGEALLTIINDVLDYSKIEAAKLELHPEPFDLEKTILDVVTLLQPSVQEKGIQLSIDFDLFLPSKFMGDAVRLRQVLTNLIGNAVKFTSEGHVLVRAIGLPAEDDKDYRVHISVEDSGIGIPKDMQAHIFGEFNQVEDEHNRRYEGTGLGLAIARQLVELMDGEIWLESEEGEGSCFGFNISLPVLEHTVEPRLPDTPRKALLALTDGLNRNILEKRLKALGFTVELTSSTAELTEKCRGTQVVFVDEVLCAAGSSDVDPLRALKSEYPEINLILLTPPQKRGPDCSCAAMASHVLHTPVLREVLFDTLGKLSFPTAMPEAVVQHETPPAQITSAPDQTRMMRVLAAEDNKTNQLVFSKLVKSLNIDLRFVNNGLEAVEAFLDFKPDLIFMDISMPVVDGKEATRRIRLIEQDQNMLRTRIVALTAHAMTGDAEEILMHGLDKYLTKPLRKPAIFDEIMANCPEDAVPPMVDA, from the coding sequence ATGAAAATCGAAGATATACTTGCACAAGAACGGCGCGCCAGAATGGCCGCTGAACGGCTATTGGCCCAGAAACAGGCCGAGCTTTCCGATGCCAACCGCATACTGTCTCAGCATGCATTGTCATTGTCGGACGAGATTATCGAGACCCGCGAGGTTGTCGAAGAAATCAAAGGGGAGAACACCCAAGTCCGCGCTGATCTTGAACGCGCCAACAAGGAAGTCGTGATCGCAAAGCGGCGTCTATGGGATTCTCTGGAAACCATCGAAGACGGGTTTGCCGTGTTCGACCAAACGGACCGAATGATCGCCGCCAACAGCGCCTACCTGAAACCCTTCGACGGGCTAATGTGCGTGGCCCCAGGCATTCGCTATGTCGACATCCTGAACATCGCCACGGAAGAAGGCATCGTCGACATTGGCGATCTGCGCCCGCTGGCGTGGCGTGACATGATGCTGGATCGTTGGCGCGCTCCACAACGTGACCCTCTGAACCTGCGGCTGTGGGATGGCACCCATATTCAGCTAGTGGACCGCCGGTCGCGCGATGGGGACATGGTTTGTCTTGGGCTGAACATCACCGAAACCATCACCTATCAAACCAAGTTGAAAGAAGCACGCTTCCGCGCCGAGGCCGCGAACCGTGCCAAATCCGCGTTCCTTGCGAACATGAGCCATGAAATCCGCACGCCGATGAACGGTGTCGTCTCGATGGCCGAGCTGATGGCCGAGGGTGATCTGGATGACGAACAGCGTCTGTATGTGGACACAATTCGCAAGTCCGGTGAGGCACTTTTGACCATCATCAACGACGTGCTGGATTACTCAAAGATCGAGGCCGCGAAGCTGGAGCTACACCCAGAACCTTTCGATCTCGAGAAAACCATTCTGGATGTGGTGACATTGTTGCAACCCTCCGTTCAGGAAAAGGGGATCCAACTGTCGATTGATTTCGACCTGTTCTTGCCAAGCAAGTTCATGGGCGACGCGGTGCGGTTGCGGCAGGTTCTGACAAACCTGATTGGCAACGCGGTCAAGTTTACCTCTGAAGGGCATGTGCTGGTCCGCGCCATCGGGTTGCCCGCCGAGGATGACAAGGATTATCGCGTCCATATCTCGGTCGAAGACAGCGGCATTGGCATACCCAAGGACATGCAGGCCCACATCTTTGGCGAGTTCAACCAAGTCGAAGACGAACACAACCGCCGATACGAAGGCACCGGGCTGGGGTTGGCCATCGCCCGCCAGTTGGTTGAATTGATGGATGGTGAGATTTGGCTTGAGAGCGAAGAAGGCGAAGGATCCTGTTTCGGCTTCAACATCTCGCTGCCCGTACTGGAACATACTGTCGAACCCCGGCTGCCAGACACGCCTCGCAAAGCCCTGCTGGCGCTGACCGACGGGTTGAACAGAAACATCCTTGAAAAACGACTGAAGGCACTGGGCTTTACGGTCGAACTGACCTCATCCACGGCCGAGCTTACCGAGAAATGCCGAGGTACACAGGTCGTCTTCGTGGACGAGGTGCTCTGCGCAGCAGGATCATCCGACGTCGACCCCTTGCGGGCACTGAAATCTGAGTATCCTGAAATCAACCTGATCTTGCTGACCCCTCCCCAGAAACGCGGGCCCGATTGCAGCTGCGCCGCCATGGCGTCACATGTCTTGCACACTCCGGTATTGCGTGAGGTGCTGTTTGACACGCTCGGCAAGCTTAGCTTCCCAACTGCGATGCCGGAGGCGGTTGTGCAACATGAAACGCCGCCCGCGCAGATTACCTCGGCCCCGGATCAGACCCGCATGATGCGCGTACTGGCGGCCGAGGACAACAAGACCAATCAACTTGTCTTCTCGAAACTGGTCAAATCCCTGAACATCGACCTGCGTTTTGTAAATAACGGGCTTGAGGCGGTCGAGGCGTTCTTGGATTTCAAGCCCGATCTGATCTTCATGGACATCTCGATGCCCGTGGTTGATGGCAAAGAAGCCACCCGCCGCATCCGCCTGATCGAGCAGGATCAGAACATGCTCCGCACCCGCATCGTTGCACTGACAGCGCATGCGATGACTGGAGATGCCGAGGAAATCCTGATGCATGGGCTGGACAAGTATCTGACCAAGCCCTTGCGCAAACCCGCCATCTTTGACGAGATCATGGCAAATTGTCCCGAAGACGCGGTACCTCCGATGGTCGACGCTTGA
- a CDS encoding ribonuclease T2 family protein has protein sequence MRQLLLGGLIWLSTAWAGWAEDERAGLFDYYVLSLSWSPNWCATTGDHRGSEQCDPSRDLGWVVHGLWPQYESGWPSFCKTAIRPPSRSMTAAQADMFGTSGAAWYQWKKHGSCAGLEAAVYYDLVREAFGMVKRPEVLRKLTQPVRLPASVVEEAFLQANPDWHPDMLTITCKADRIQEARLCLTKDLEPRKCARDVVRDCTAQRALLDPIK, from the coding sequence ATGCGTCAACTGCTATTGGGTGGCTTGATCTGGCTGAGCACTGCATGGGCCGGTTGGGCCGAGGACGAGCGCGCTGGTCTTTTCGATTACTATGTCCTGTCACTCAGCTGGTCGCCAAATTGGTGTGCCACAACCGGCGATCATCGTGGGTCCGAGCAATGCGACCCTTCGCGTGATCTGGGGTGGGTCGTGCATGGGCTTTGGCCTCAGTACGAAAGCGGCTGGCCCAGCTTTTGCAAAACCGCCATTCGCCCTCCGTCCCGGTCGATGACGGCCGCGCAGGCGGATATGTTCGGCACCAGCGGGGCGGCGTGGTACCAGTGGAAGAAACACGGATCCTGCGCGGGGCTTGAAGCTGCGGTGTACTATGACCTGGTGCGCGAGGCATTCGGCATGGTGAAACGCCCCGAGGTGCTGCGCAAACTGACGCAACCTGTGCGCCTTCCTGCCTCGGTCGTCGAAGAGGCATTCCTTCAGGCCAATCCTGACTGGCACCCAGACATGCTGACGATCACCTGCAAAGCTGACCGCATCCAAGAGGCGCGCCTGTGTCTGACCAAAGATTTGGAACCTAGAAAATGTGCCCGCGATGTGGTGCGCGATTGCACGGCGCAGCGGGCATTGCTGGATCCGATCAAGTAG
- the recQ gene encoding DNA helicase RecQ, whose product MPRDLDLLKSVFGFDDFRPGQAEIVQAVCDGQNTLAIMPTGGGKSLCFQLPALVRDGVTVVISPLIALMRDQVRGLQAAGVSAGALTSGNTQEETDAVFAALERGELKLLYMAPERLASGGTLNLLRRIGTRLIAVDEAHCVSQWGHDFRPDYLRIGELRRALDVPLAAFTATADEETRTEIVEKLFDEQPPQTFLHGFDRPNIHLAFAAKNSPRQQILSFAAARKGQSGIVYSGTRARTETLASALRDAGHAAVHYHGGMDPDDRREVERRFQQEDGLIVVATVAFGMGVDKPDIRWVAHSDLPKSIEAYYQEIGRAGRDGAPAETLTLFGADDIRFRRTQIDEGLAPPERRSADHGRLNALLGLAEAHGCRRQQLLAYFGEEAEPCGNCDLCATPPDLFDGTVDVMKALSAILRTDERFGSGHLIDILRGTVTDRVQERGHDSLPTFGVGQDHTKPMWQAIFRQMLGLDLVRPDPERHGALRITQKAHPVLRGEAQVTLRRDTLKAARRPAAKMLVSEEDAPLLSALKAKRRALAENARVPAYVVFTDKTLIEMAETRPATLDDMARIGGVGAKKLESYGAEFLQVIAGEVEHMHPARRKLAGRAAGSLFDRLQDAATELLRGEDGTGKYLTIAPGTLRKIAERKPMSIGDLGRVTGMNDAKAERFGPAFLEILSEGE is encoded by the coding sequence ATGCCCCGCGACCTTGATCTTCTGAAATCCGTTTTCGGCTTCGATGACTTTCGGCCCGGTCAGGCCGAGATCGTGCAGGCCGTGTGCGATGGTCAGAACACTTTGGCCATCATGCCGACGGGTGGTGGGAAATCCCTTTGCTTTCAACTGCCCGCGCTTGTGCGCGACGGGGTGACGGTGGTCATCTCGCCCTTGATTGCCTTGATGCGCGACCAAGTGCGCGGGCTTCAGGCGGCGGGCGTGTCGGCGGGGGCATTGACCTCGGGCAATACGCAAGAAGAAACCGACGCCGTCTTTGCTGCGCTGGAGCGTGGCGAGTTGAAGCTTTTGTATATGGCGCCCGAGCGTCTGGCCTCGGGTGGGACGCTGAACCTGCTGCGCCGGATCGGCACCAGACTGATCGCCGTGGACGAGGCGCATTGCGTCAGCCAGTGGGGCCATGACTTCCGCCCCGATTATCTGCGGATCGGAGAGCTGCGCCGCGCGTTGGACGTGCCATTGGCCGCCTTCACCGCAACTGCCGACGAAGAAACCCGCACCGAGATTGTCGAAAAGCTGTTCGATGAACAGCCCCCACAAACTTTTCTGCACGGGTTTGACCGGCCCAATATCCATCTGGCCTTTGCCGCCAAGAATTCGCCCCGCCAACAGATCTTGTCTTTCGCCGCTGCCCGAAAAGGCCAGTCCGGCATTGTCTATTCCGGGACCCGCGCCCGGACCGAGACTTTGGCCAGCGCCTTGCGCGATGCGGGCCACGCCGCAGTACATTATCACGGCGGCATGGATCCCGATGACCGCCGCGAGGTCGAGCGCCGTTTCCAACAGGAAGACGGGCTGATCGTGGTCGCGACCGTGGCGTTCGGCATGGGTGTCGACAAGCCCGACATACGCTGGGTCGCCCATTCCGATCTGCCCAAATCGATCGAGGCCTACTATCAGGAAATCGGCCGTGCTGGCCGCGATGGTGCGCCGGCCGAGACGCTGACGCTGTTCGGCGCCGATGATATCCGCTTTCGCCGCACCCAAATCGACGAGGGTCTCGCTCCTCCCGAGCGGCGCTCCGCAGATCACGGGCGGCTGAATGCATTGCTTGGTCTGGCCGAGGCACATGGCTGCCGCCGTCAGCAGCTTCTGGCCTATTTCGGGGAAGAGGCCGAGCCTTGCGGGAACTGCGACCTGTGCGCGACTCCGCCGGATCTGTTTGACGGAACTGTCGATGTGATGAAGGCCCTGTCCGCGATCCTGCGCACGGATGAACGCTTTGGCTCGGGACACCTGATCGACATCTTGCGCGGTACAGTGACAGATCGTGTGCAGGAACGCGGACACGACAGCTTGCCGACCTTTGGGGTAGGGCAGGATCACACGAAACCGATGTGGCAGGCGATTTTCCGGCAGATGCTGGGCCTCGATCTGGTGCGGCCTGATCCGGAGCGGCACGGTGCACTGCGGATCACGCAAAAGGCGCATCCAGTCCTGCGGGGCGAGGCGCAGGTCACGCTCCGGCGCGATACGTTGAAGGCCGCTCGCCGCCCCGCCGCGAAGATGCTGGTGTCGGAAGAAGACGCCCCGCTTCTGTCTGCGCTCAAAGCCAAACGACGGGCGCTGGCCGAGAATGCTCGCGTTCCCGCCTATGTGGTCTTCACCGACAAAACGCTGATCGAAATGGCCGAAACCCGCCCCGCCACGTTGGATGACATGGCGCGGATCGGGGGGGTTGGGGCCAAAAAGCTGGAAAGCTATGGCGCCGAGTTTCTGCAAGTCATCGCAGGCGAGGTTGAACATATGCATCCGGCGCGGCGCAAGCTTGCTGGTCGCGCGGCGGGCAGTCTGTTTGACCGGTTGCAAGACGCCGCCACGGAATTGTTGCGGGGCGAGGATGGGACGGGCAAATACCTGACCATAGCGCCGGGCACGTTGCGCAAAATCGCGGAGCGAAAACCGATGAGCATCGGGGATCTTGGCCGTGTGACGGGTATGAATGACGCCAAGGCCGAACGGTTCGGCCCGGCCTTTCTGGAAATTCTAAGCGAAGGGGAATGA
- a CDS encoding sulfotransferase family 2 domain-containing protein, whose translation MPYIEHGGKRILFVHIPKTGGSSVEDWLSSIAPLRLHNPIPTQGLRLTPQHLRMTDFEAMFGVDYFDFVFAIVRDPYKRLESEFKMRTKRSADVIAQKGRFPSWVDRVMHRAKSDPFVLDGHLIPQWEFLTENCTIYRFEDGIGEIIKDVSKKTGLPMPDEIPHHRGSNDHPVEINWTANSTIATNQKYRADFENLGYDMRKTSFKSRVVHLLKS comes from the coding sequence GTGCCCTATATCGAACATGGCGGGAAGCGTATCCTGTTCGTCCATATTCCCAAGACGGGTGGGTCCTCGGTTGAAGATTGGCTCAGCTCCATTGCGCCGCTTCGGCTGCACAACCCGATCCCGACCCAAGGGCTGCGTCTGACTCCTCAGCACCTGCGGATGACGGATTTCGAAGCCATGTTCGGCGTGGACTATTTCGACTTTGTCTTCGCCATTGTCCGCGATCCCTACAAACGTCTCGAGTCCGAATTCAAAATGCGCACCAAACGCTCGGCCGACGTGATCGCGCAGAAGGGTCGTTTCCCATCTTGGGTGGATCGCGTGATGCATCGGGCCAAGTCAGACCCCTTTGTTCTGGACGGCCACCTGATCCCCCAATGGGAATTCCTGACCGAGAATTGCACGATTTATCGGTTCGAAGATGGCATTGGTGAAATCATCAAGGACGTGTCCAAGAAAACCGGCCTGCCGATGCCAGATGAAATCCCGCATCACCGTGGATCAAATGACCATCCGGTTGAGATCAACTGGACCGCGAACAGCACCATCGCGACCAACCAGAAGTACCGGGCGGATTTCGAAAACCTTGGCTACGACATGCGCAAAACCAGCTTCAAGTCCCGTGTGGTCCACCTGCTGAAGTCGTAA
- the rpsU gene encoding 30S ribosomal protein S21: MQVSVRDNNVDQALRALKKKLQREGVFREMKLKQHFEKPSEKKAREKAEAIRRQRKLARKKAQREGLL, from the coding sequence ATGCAGGTTTCGGTTCGTGATAACAACGTCGATCAAGCGCTTCGTGCGCTGAAGAAAAAACTTCAGCGTGAAGGTGTCTTCCGTGAGATGAAGCTTAAGCAACATTTCGAGAAGCCCTCCGAGAAAAAAGCGCGCGAGAAGGCGGAAGCGATTCGCCGTCAGCGTAAGCTGGCTCGTAAGAAAGCACAGCGTGAAGGTCTTCTCTAA